In Brachypodium distachyon strain Bd21 chromosome 5, Brachypodium_distachyon_v3.0, whole genome shotgun sequence, the genomic window TCCATCTTGCCAGTTTTGGCAAGCCCTTCTATTACTGAACTGTAAGTGACTGAATTGGGACAACAGCCTTTCTCGGGCATTTGCTTAAATACTTCAACAGCCTGCATCGTCAACCCCTTTTGACACAAGAAACCAATTATTGTATTGAATGTCAAAATATCTGGGAGGCAATCAGTTTGGCTCATCTTAGCCATTAAGTCCTCAGCATCCTCCCATCGCTCAGCATTGCACAGACCCTTCACTAGAATGTTATACGTGAAGATATTAGGTTTACAACCATCGGTTTGCATGTTGCTTAGTAAATACAAGGCACCATCCACATGGCCTTGCTCACAGAGCCCACTAACGACAGCATTGTAGGTAACAATATTTGCAGTGCAATCATGCTTTGACATTTTCTCGAGAAGCCGAATCGCCCGCTGGAACAATCCTTCTTGACACAAGGAGCTGATGACCACACTGAGAGTTGCTTCACTCGGGGGACAATTCTCGCTGAACATCTCAGCTATAAGCTCCTCAACATCCTCCCACCGCCCAGCGGTACGCAAACCTTTCAAGACAGTGTTGTAGTTGACAGTGTTCGGCGTGCACCCGTAAGAAGGCAAGCTGTTCAATAACTCGCGAGCATAGTCCACATCGCCTTCTCTGCACATACCAtccatgataacattgtatgtGACATTGGTTGGCGTGCAACCCTCCACGCGCATCAGATCGATCAGCTCCATGGCCTGCCGGTAACCTCTACCCTTACACGCTGCTTCGAGGAGGATGTTATAGGTGACGACGTCAGGGGCGCACCCCCGGTAGAGCATATTGTCGAGCAACACGAGCGCGTCCCTGACCTGGCCGCGCACACACAGCGCGTGCATGAGCGGGTTGTAGGCGTACGCGCTTGGCAGCACGGGCATGCCGTCCACGACGCGGCGCGCCTCGTCGAGCCTCCCCACGCGGCAGTATCCGTCGGCGAGGGCGCTGTATGTGACAGCGGTGGCCGCGGAGCCGCACGCCTCGACGACGCGCGCCGCATCCGcggggcggccgcggcggcagaggTCGCGCACGAGCCTGTTGGCAAGCGCAACGTCGGGCGGGCAGAGCGAGGACTCGACGACGCGGAGCGCCGCGTCGAGTTCGCCGCGGTGGACGAGCGAGCTCAGGCGGCGGTCTTCCCCGTGCAGacggcgcggtggcggcggaggtgggtCGGGGTTGGGCTTTGGGAAGCTCGGCGCGTTGGGATTGGAGCTACGTAGGATTTGGGATAGACGTCGCGAATGGGAGGGGTGGCCGGAGTGGGAGGAGACGAGAGTGCAAAGGGTGGGAGGGGATGGCGACGGAAGCATCGTGTCTGGATTTCGTGGTTTCGGCCAGGGATCAGCCGTGTATCTTGGCGCTGATCATCCAACTGCGTAGTAGGGGTGCGTTTGGTTACTGGACAGGGGTGGATGGGATTGGGagttagaaacggagggagggATAGCCTGTGTTTGGTTGGGTGGACAACATGAATATAAATAATCAGGTATTTGAAATATTCCTTATAGATGTTGGCTGAGGACATTCGAATAAATTGGCCGGATTTGCTCTATTCTccccctctcttttcttttttacccAAAAATAGTAGAGAGTCTCCTGCTACGGTATATTAAACAATACTCACATTTTGGCCGGAGTATAAGGTTTACAGTTACATTTAAATATTCACAAACTGGAACAAGTTCCAGCTGAAATTAAAGAGAGTCTGTGAAAAAAGATAAATGAGTGCACGGGTTTTGAGGCACCCTATAGCCTAGCAGAATAAGATCAGCTTTAAGCTTTTTATTCTCCCCTCTCACCTGAACCTTTTTCTCTCACCCCAATTCTTTTTCCGCTATTTTTCctcgtctttttttttaaggaaaactGTAAGGGAGATCCCTACAATTTAAATAGGAACCAAAATTCGTATCCCCGAGGATTTGAACCCAGGTGTTGGGATTGTACATCCACTCCTCCAACCAAGTGAGTTAGGCTCACTCCCCCGCTATTTTCCCCATcactcctcccgccgccggcgttaCCCACTGCCTTTGCACTATCAGCGTCGCTACCTTCCACCCGCCAGGGCTACTctgctcttctcctcccttctcttctactccctccgtcccataatatgaggcatgCACGCATCCCTAGATTGTCAATTTAgttaactaaatataaattaaataattatatcattagaaagttctttcgataacgaatctaatgatgtGCTTTTCGTTAAtaaacatacatatttaatgaatcaaattgatgatttagggatgcgtgcgtgcctcatattatgggacggagggagtattttgtttctgttgataatgggatggagggagtacttcaacaacagagatTATACTTAGCACgttttagagttgcagcggaatgaagaaagatAAACAAATTCATAGCAATAGCAGTAAAGACAAGAACAGCAAGAACAGTTGTACTTCAACAGAAAATACATGAGTGAGGAACGATATCACCAGAACATGAAGACACAGcgatttgttttccgaagttcagattgttggcacaatcctacgtctcccttgaaggggctgagtcacacaagactcacggacacacaagtccacgcaatcctcctgagctaagacctaagtctcgcctagttactcgtggtagatcttgaggtgatctctggaccttcacagactggttgatggcgaatcacaagcttcgattgctcttcaacactaactcctagccgtctaggtgatgccaatcaccaagagtaataAGTTTCAAatgctcggctagagagggagtcccattcttcacgctcagttcagctctaagggttttctCGGGTGTACTTCAAAACATCTCCttcgggatcaccaccgaaacCGATCGGGGTGGGTCGGCTTATATAGTCTCGGCCTCCGccgatctagccgttgtgacccgttggataaagtgatccctgagaatacagctcacactttatctctttgtctcacaaTGGTTAGATTACGTGGTCAAAACGTAAAGCGAcaaagattttcaaacacatttgaaatcagagtaaagacttcacgcggaagtttctgtgaagcctgaaatgcttcattcttcactccgacgaaaaacactcacacaaaaaggttttcgcctaagctgaacatgaagaataaggtttcacctaaaccagctccacacttcaaaccccccttaatagtacggcgttcctatactcaagtgaaggaAAAGGCTACaaaaagacctatgaagaaagctATGCTTCAcattcttcactgagttctttatacttcaagccagtacctgtacttcaatctTTAGGGGTGGTCGATGCCGGCTAAACCAATTCTTCCGAGGAACTAAAACTTGAAACACTCcatgtaactcattagttcctcaaccatgttgtcatcattcatcaaaacccatacaggggcaaggtttccctttccgTCCCATATATACATGTCAATGTTGTATTAAATCTTGGAGAATTTTATCCGTTATTATTGATATTGAGGAGGTAATCTCATTTTGGCACGCAAATGTTTCCACAATCCAGGTCATCCAGATTAGGAACCAAACATCAACCTGGCTTATTCATGTTAGGCAACCAAACACATAAAAGTGATAGCCTATTTCTTTTTcgattttgttatttttgaaGTCGCTTGTTTTTAGTGGACGTGTTTGGACGTCAGATTTTAATCCAATGATAGAATGTAGAGATGGGAGAGTGACTACAACTCGCGGGTCTTGATCCAATAGTTTTGATACGTCAACTGACATTTAAGACATTTTACTTAAAAGTCAGGCGACTGAAAAATAGTCACACATTTTTTACATGAAACTGCACATAAGAGTTTTACCCTTTAATATACCCTCAAAATAaatgttattttttgtttactttcaTTTGAAATCACTACCATCAAAAGTACGCAAAAAGTACACGCTTCTCCAAAATATGACTGATCAAACGGTAATACATATAACAAGGTCACAACGAGGATTAGAAACGTGATCAGACGGTAATACATATAATGAGGTCACAACGAGGATTAGAAACGTGAAGCCTAACAACACTAAGAGAATCTCCAATAGCTGACATGCAGGAGATATGAGgataggagagagaagaatttgagaaaaaaatcttaagtataggagaaagaagaatttgatgaaaaaaCTAATTCACTAAAACCAACTTTAGAGATAGGATAGAGAAGAATTTGAGGAAAAAATCATGTCAGCAGTTTCCTAAACTCAATTCCCTATTTTCTTCTATAACTCACACTGACATACGGGACCCACATGTGAGTTACATGATCCTTTTTTACTCTTCTTTCTGTATCTCCCTTTCCCGGTCTCCGTTGCCACGTCCTGCCGCCTCCCTGCTCCTCCTACTCCGCCACCGCCCATTGCATCCCACCAACACGTACCCACCGCTCGCTGAATTCCGTTGCTTGCGCACTGAGAACATCTTCAACAGCATACCCATATTTTGAGTTAGAAGGTCAGGGTCGGGGGTGGGCACGAAAATGGCCGGAGCGAGGCAGTTATTCTCCCGCGCGTGATTTGGGTCGTTTGGGTATTGTCGCTTCGAATACGGATATTTGAGGTACTGGGAGCTAAAATATGGGTAGCTACCCAAAAAAATTTGCGTATCCATCAAATATGGATATGATGCTATAGCctttttttgaccaaaataCTTATATTAATGGTTTTTGAGTACTTTGACCAAATATATGGGTAAGTTGTTGAAAATCCCCTGAGGCCGGCCCGTGCGCCACCTTCGCGCGGGTCGACTCATCAGGCTCATGACCTGAAGACTGCGGGTTCAAATCCTGTCCCCGCCTAATCACGTCAGATACTCGTACGAGTCCTGATCACCTGGGTCAAAGAATCTATGTTCAAGTCGCCTGCCTAACAAATAGACGATAGCGTACTGTAGTTAGTCTGTTCCGTTGGTCCGATCCTACCATGGAAAGGGTTGCTGTGTCAAATCGATATTGTGTCGGTGTTCAGTGAAGATAGGAAGAAGTCAAGGCTGTGTCTTTCTCTTTAGTAGTATAGTATCCAGGTTCACCTATTTTATTTCCGTTGTTGCTCTTCAAAAAACGCATAGAATAGTATCAGTGGCCTTCGTCGATGGGACCTCCAGTGTATGAAACTAGTATTTTTTCATGGAAGTTCGTGAAAGAATGTTCTTGTTTTTCGTTGGAAACACCAACGCCAACGTCAAGATCAGTCTCATTTCTCTTTTCGGGAGCAGAGCTTAAAAAGATGGGAAATTCCAATGATTCTTCGTTCATTAGAATGTCGATTCCTCACAATCGCTTGACAAGGGCAGGGCGTCGAGGACCGGGGAAGGCCATCGGGGCAGGTCCAGGAGGCAGCCACAGAGCTCCTCAGGGCTAGTGCTGGCCGAATCGGACAAGGGCGCATAAGACACGTCGTCGATCTCGATTCGGCCCGGGAATGGGTTCCGAGGGGCTACCGAACTACCTATtgtgaaatgaatgaatgagaaTGAATCTTTGTGTTGTTCCATTGATTGATGATTATATTTATACAAGGGGAAGGGGCACTCGCGTCCCAGTTTTGGGAAAATTGGGACGCGAACGGTTCCAGGGTTAATTGCCTAATTAACTATTgattaactaataattaattttaattgatcataaataattattctcaacactcccccttgatcaatttgctccgttgatttgtatattcttgaatcatcatggaatcttgaaatcttgtaatttcctccaaaaaccctGTGGGAAAAATATTGAGGAAATAATAGTAATATTTATATGTCATGAAAAACTCCCTTTAAAACCCAATGggaaaataaagagaaaatggTATAACATATACTGCATATTGTCTCTTGATAATTCATCTCGAATTATGTGAACAATAAATATGCCTTGTATATTATCCACAAAAACCCCGGtggggaaaatagaaaatttgACTTATAATCTTATGTTAatattgtctcattaaaaaccttttatgagaaactagtgagtaaaacgaaaagagtgcaatatgatgttATGAACAGGTTAAACTCAGGTGAATACTCCCCCTGATGCTTGCAAAGTTTTAAGTCGTCACATAACAATCCCATATACACATTTctgaaatgtggagttgggtaaggacttagtgaacaaatctgcgaggttatcacatgatttggtttgcaagatatttatctccccattttgttctaattcatgaggatagaatagtttaggtgcaatatgtttagttataTTGCTTTTTATATAACCCATTTGCATCTGTGCAACATAAGCAGGATTATCCTCATACATAATTGTTGGTGATTCAATCGAACCAATACCACATGATTGTTGTATGTGGTTAATCATTCTGCGTAGCCATATACTTTCACGAGATGCTTCGTATAAAGCTATTATTTCAGAATGATTTgtggatgtagccactagTGTATGCTTAGAAGACTTCCACGATATGGCTGTCCCACCGTGTAGGAACACGAAGCCGGTCTGGGATCTGGTATTGTGGGGATCAGATAAATAGCCAGCATCAGTGTATCCGATTAATTCAGAgtcttggttttccttttggaaatATAGACCTAGATCTTTAGTGCATTGTAGGTAGCGAAAAACTTGCTTGACTCCTACCCAATGACGTTTTGTTGGAGGTGCGCTGTGTCTTGCTAGTAAATTTACCGCAAATGCAATATCCGGCTGGGTGCAATTTGTTAGGTACATTAATGCCCCAATAGCAATAAGATATGGGAACTCATGTCCCAAAATTTCCTATCCATCACCTTTTGGTTTGAATGGATCTTTTTCTACGTCTAGAGATCGAACTACCATAGGTGTTTGCATGGATAGgatttgtccatgttaaatttctccaagattttctgGATATATGTTGCTTGGTGAACCAATATTCCTGAAGTAAGGTGCTCAAGTTGTAAACCTAAACTGAACTTGGGTTTACCCAAATTTTTCATTTTAAATTCCATCATTAGGTGATTGTATGTATCACCAAACTTCTTGATGTATACAGTTGGACAATCATCATTGTTTGAGTATTCTTTCAGTGGAATAAACTCATTAGTCAGCTGTACCAATTTGTcagtgaagcgatcctccccc contains:
- the LOC100828265 gene encoding pentatricopeptide repeat-containing protein At1g09900, whose product is MLPSPSPPTLCTLVSSHSGHPSHSRRLSQILRSSNPNAPSFPKPNPDPPPPPPRRLHGEDRRLSSLVHRGELDAALRVVESSLCPPDVALANRLVRDLCRRGRPADAARVVEACGSAATAVTYSALADGYCRVGRLDEARRVVDGMPVLPSAYAYNPLMHALCVRGQVRDALVLLDNMLYRGCAPDVVTYNILLEAACKGRGYRQAMELIDLMRVEGCTPTNVTYNVIMDGMCREGDVDYARELLNSLPSYGCTPNTVNYNTVLKGLRTAGRWEDVEELIAEMFSENCPPSEATLSVVISSLCQEGLFQRAIRLLEKMSKHDCTANIVTYNAVVSGLCEQGHVDGALYLLSNMQTDGCKPNIFTYNILVKGLCNAERWEDAEDLMAKMSQTDCLPDILTFNTIIGFLCQKGLTMQAVEVFKQMPEKGCCPNSVTYSSVIEGLAKTGKMEQSLELLNEMGSKGFNPEINYHLLAECLNEEDKLVEAIQMVHKLQDTGISPQAVLYNTILLGLCRNGKTDQAIDILSNMVSDGCMPDESTYSILIQGLAHEGYMKEARELLSTLSSRDVIVDNLIKNDASLLDQSIHTS